The nucleotide window gaggtttcttcctgttaaaagggagtttgtccttcccactgtcgccaaagtgcttgctcatagggggtcatatgattgttgggtttttctctgtatgtattattgtgcgatctactgtacaatataaagcaccttaaggcgacttctgttgtgatttggcgctatataaataaaattgaattgaattgaattgaattgaagtaaaTGTCCCATAGAGTTCCAGCAGAGACTCAGTCTCTACATCAACTATTCAGAGGAGACTGcatgaatcaggcctttatggtcaaatagctgctaagaaaccaccactcaggaaaagcaacaagcagacaCACTGAACCAGTATAGAgttagttggaccatcatttatttttcaaaagaaaaatgaccccaaacacacctccaggctgtatGAGAGCTATTTGACTGCACTAGATGGCCACCGTCACCTGACCTGAACCCAGTTAGATGTTTTGGAATGAAATGGACCAGAGAGTGAAGGCACAAGGGCCAACAAGTGTCTCTCTGGGGCACACCTTCAGTACTGTTGGAAAACTGTTTCAGGCGACTTCCTCATGAAGTTCATTGAGAAAATGCAACGTGTGCAAAGTAAAGGGTggctattttaaagaatctaaaatataaaacatgttttgagttgtttcactctttttttttgtttgctacattattccatatgtgttcattcatagttttgatacCTTCactgagaatctacaatgtaaatagtcataaaaataaagactGCCACCCAGTCCTCCTCTACTACTTCTCCTGAATCCACTGCTTCACCTCTAACATGTTGGAGATCCAAAAACCCTTCCCTGCCACCACAGCTGTATAAGTACCACACCATGTACTATATAAGGTGCACCTGTCTACCTGGCTACATCATCAGCTATACCCCTATCAACTTTATTAGACATGTTATTAGGCACAGTACAATTGTAGCCTAATATGTTGGCtactttgagattttttttaggtAAGTAAGCAGCAAACGATCAAGTACAGTACCTTTTtgttaaagcatatagttacGGCTgtatcaggtgaccctgaatcctcccttagttatgctgcattaggcttaggctgctgggggattcccatgatgcactgatttcttcttcagtcacctttgtCATTCATTATGTGTTAATAGGCCTCTCTgaattgaatcatacttgttattaatctctttctttctttcacagcatgtctttttttctgtcttcttaCCCTCACCCCAATTAGTCGCAGTAGATGGTCGCCGCTCCTTGAGCCTGGTTccgctggaggtttcttcctgttaaaagggagtttttccttcccactcatgccaaagcgcttgctcagagggtcatatgattgttggcgttttctctgttgtattattgtaggatctatcttacaatataaagaaacttgaggcgactgttggataattaaaattgaattgaattttgttAAGGCAGTAGCAACAATCCCACCAAAATTTCTACAGAAATTGTATAATCTAGTTCATGTTCATTTTGTTTCACATATTTTTCTGGTTTCTGACAGACACTGCAGCTATCTTGCGGTCTCAGGAGACTCTTTGGCCTGGTATTTATGAGGTGGAATTTTTGGTGAAGGATCAGCAGGGGCACGCGTGTCAAGATCCACAGAAAGTCAAGGTTGAAGTTTGCACCTGTGAGGATGGAATcatgtgtggaaaaaaaggCGCCAATGGTCAGCCAAGCAAAGGAGCGAAGTTGGGACCTGCAGGCATTGGGCTGTTACTCCTGGGCCTATTACTCTTGTTGTGTAAGTGTTAATTCATCCTAATTGCCATAATGtattggttttggttttggatAATTAAGAGAAGAGGGAAACCACCTtaaagttttttaaataaacagctgctgctgacagATGTAAGACTATGATACATTTACTGTTACTTTATTGTGCTTTATTGTGTATATAAATTATAGCTCCTTCTTTGAAGGATTACTGCACCCTCATACCTTACATTGAAGGTTAATTAAAACTTGGTTTTACAGTGATTCCTTTGTTGCTACTCTTCTGCAAATGTGGAGGTGCTGCAACCTTCCCAGACCTCTTTACTGAGATGCCTTTTGATACAAAGTCACATCTCATCAACTACCATACTGAACGTCAGGGAGAGAACACGGTGAGAATTGCATTTTCTTCACTGCACTGAAGAATATTGGCTAATGTGGTGATGCCTACATGAAAGTTGTGTCAAAGTGATTTTTAACTTTGTACTGACATGTACATTTTTGGCGCAATTATAGGACGTGCCACTACTGAACTTGCCAACACAACTGGATGGAGATGTCCTAAATGTAGCAATGGCTCAAAAACCTGTAGCAATGGATGCGGTGGGCAGTTTTGATTTCGCACAATCTGTCGGATCCATTAATAGGCTGAACGGGGCTAACTACCAAGGTAGTTACAGAAAAGAAATTTGGGGCATGAACCAACCGGATCCAGGTGGTTTCTACTCTGAGACTGAGACAAGAGAATCGTTGGGAGGTTTAGGACTTTATGATGGAATGGCTCTGCCAGACCACTTTTTGGGGCAATATTACAATCAGGTAAGAAATCTCATGAGTTGGAAAGGTTCAGTAGCTAATGAAAAGCAAAGCAGAGATTTGAATTAATTATAGGGACATGTTTTGATCAGCCCTTAAGGCTGAAAACTTATTTAGTTGTTGATAAAAATTCCTTGCACATACCAAGAGTTGACATGAAAAATACTATCTGAATAATGATTTCCTTTTTACTTCAACAGAAAATCGCTGATGGAAACGACAACCTTGGCGTGAAAGACGGTTTGTTGGTGTATGACTATGAGGGCCAAGGGTCCTCTGCTGGCTCAGTAGGCTGCTGTAGCCTTTTGGAGTCAGACAGTGATCTTCAGTTTCTTGATAACCTTGGACCAAAGTTCAAGACTCTCGCGGAGGTGTGCAGAGGCGAGAAAATTTCTTATGATGACAAACAAGTGCCACCTCCTGTGTCTAATGTCTATAACAATCCCCCAACCTCAGTGTCAAGTTCGGTGACTGTACAAAAACTGTCCCCTCCACCCAAACTGGAGCCAGCCATGCCCAAAGTGGAGCAGAGTATGGTCATGAAGACAACTGAGCATTCTGAAATGGCAAAGGAAAGTACAACTTCAGTGAGGGAAGGGATGAATACAATGAAAAGAGGGTTGGCAAATCAAGGCCAGATGGTCCTAATACAGCAACAGCAGCCTGTCTACTACACAACCACTCCTGTGTTGCAGCCAATGCATTATGTAGTCCAACCACAGGTTCAGAACACTATGATCCTGGCTGAAGCACCAACCACCAACCTTCAAGGCCTGATACTGGTTAACAACCCACAATCTGGACCTGCCCAAGGAGTATTTGTTCAGGGAAACACTCTCCTGTCCAGTGGACAAGCCCAGGAGCCCACCATGGTGCTGGTCGATAACAGTGGTGCCCAGCGGAGTCATGCAAACTTGATCCAAGCTACAAACTTGTCTGGCTCTCAGACCATGAAGGTTGTCGAGGGTAAGGTCCCTGCAGGGTCAATGAAAGTGCGAAAGGGGAACCAGGCTTCCTATGTTGAGGGAGGTCCTCTACAACCAGGAGACCTTCCTGGATCTCAAAAAATCCTAATGGTCAGAGAGAACGTTGTTCAAGACGCAAATGGTCTGCAAAAGAAGGCTGAGGTCTTTGGCTCTGAAAGAATTCTCTACAAGGACAGCCAATCCACTGGCTCTATGACCAGTAAGTTTGGGTCCTCTACTGCTACAGTATCCGCTGGCCCTGTATCCCACAAAGTACAGGAGAAATTCACTTAACTGAGAAAGGCAAAAGTGCAAACTTTTGGCAAAGATATGTTCCAGGTGTATTTTTATGACTTCACTATGTGCATATGAGGTTACTGGTGGGAGGTGTGCTGCTTAATCTTCTTGCATGCTACATGGAAACATGCAAAAGATCTCTGTAAtggtttaaatgtttaataGTACAGATAGTAAATGAAATGTTCATTGGAAATTGTTTAATATAGTATTCAACACATTACAATAAATACTAGTAAGGTAAATGTCTTTTCACTTCTATTGCCTTGTGTCCTGTCTTTTTTCTGGtgtcttctctttcccctcattACCAACTGGTCTCAGCAAATGACTGCCCCAGTTTGAGCCTGGTTCTCccagaagtttcttcctgttaaatgggatggggttttttttcctgttgttgaATGCACTTGCTTTAGGGGCCATGACTGCTGGTGTTTCTagtgtagggtctttaccttacaatatcaaGTGCCTTGAGACACTGGTTGCTGTGAATTGgctctaaataaataaaattgaattcatGACTACAAATATATAACTTTGTTATAACCATTATTTtaacttgtttgttttctttctaatatGGAAACTTTATGATGCATGTGTATGTTAACTGGACTATCTGAGCCTGAGAGAGTGACTGATGGGACTACTTCCAGCTTAAAGATAGCTGGCTCCTTACTAACATTGTGCAACTATAGCCTCCAAAATGGTCCTGCTGTGGTATAGGGAAAATCCTATTTTGCTCTACTTCATACCAGCTTCAACTGGTTTGGCTTTACCTGTagcttttgttgttgtcttgAGCGGGCTGATTTTGCACTGTTTGCTAGATGTGGAGGCACAGGGGAATTCCTAAGATTTATATTCCTAAGATATGAAGCAATTAGAAGTAAATGTTGGATAACATGGGGACCCTGTTTTGTGTTGCATGTTCACACACTTTCAACTCAGTCATTCATTGACATTTTTCAGTTGTTTGAATGTTGTATTAGGGTTTCATTCATTTCCTTTTGAATGTGTAATTTTTAATGGttagaaattgtaaaaactaaGATCCTTTTAttaccatatatttgaacactCATGTGGTGGCCCAATATCAATGGAAAGGCATGTATTGTGGAAAAACATTTATGCTTAAGATAATAAAATCTTTGGTATGGAGCACTTAAAGGTCTGCAAGTGTTTTATGTTCACTTTTCTCCGTGTGATAGCATGGTTTTATATCACGTTGAGCTCTAAAAGGAAATTTGTCTGTAGAAAGTTCAGTTCGACATTTTTCTACAATGAATTCAAATTTGGAATATAGTGAgttcatttttgttatttaattatttaaaaaatatattttttaatattggtAAATTGACTGGTTCATAGCACTTTTCATAACACTCAAAGAATATCATAGCGTGTTGCTATGCTTTCTTTTGGGGAAATAAATTGAAAAGGCTTCAAACACtgataaataaacacaataataacaGCTCCTTTACATGTATTGTCCAGATGCAATCTTTGTCTACTCAGGGAATAAACTCACAACATCATGTAGACACCAGACTGATAATGCAATGCATCATGACCTTGAATCCAgctagtttgtttgttttttcccctgtcTTTGTACAAGGACGTTACAAACCAATAGTATGCTGAGGTTCGATGAGTTGAATCACAAATTTTCCAGTACATTTCCATCCTTTCAATCattttttatcacttttatAGTATAAAATTTGGATGCAAAATATAAGAGTACTAATAAAATTAAGCTTCCAAAAATGTCAACGCTTTCACACCAGggattaacctcctaagacccaaactcttccacggcatgcatttttaatttctcattgatatttgggctgattgggacctgatgaatgtaaaaacaaagaattaccagatttttttttttttacctaatttttgtttctaagaaaaataagagccacatatgaggatattcgtttaaaatttcgatagaacagtagcagtataatgtcctcgtaagtggatatcaggcccttgtagagcaaaattgagtattttggtctaaataacccaaagtGTGATGTCcgcatatgtggacgccaggtcctaggaggttaagatTAATTTGTTCATTCATGAGAAACGTGACCAGTTAAGAAAGCCATTTGGTGCGAGACACCTTTATCAAAATCCATCATTTGTGTAGTAGTTATCACAAAGGAATTGTAATATTTACTAGGGAAATGAGGATCTGGCACAGGTTTGTCATGTATCAGGTACCAGAGTCACTATAAGTCTAGCTGCCATACAGATTCTGCATAAGTAATTTGTTACTGAAGTAGTTGTGAAATTCGATTACTGCAGCCACAAGTTATTTTTGATAAAATCAGGACTAGGGAAGGGTGGTTGAAACTCTCAGCAAAGGAGTGCCTTGAGTGACTGATACACACTGTTTGTGATGTTTGGTGAGTCATGTCAATGTTTATCATGCGTAAAAATGATTAGAAATGTCGCACCAATACTCACtttaagtaaaaacaaaaaaacaaaacaaaacaaaaaactcttAAAACAGGTGTGTGTTCCATTGCTGATACCTCACTGGTGACCAGGAGTCTCACTCTGCGCATAACTTAGTTGGAGCTGGACATGCTCTTGTTGATGAAGGGCACTTTTTAACCCTTTTAACCCTTTTACTTTTCATTCCAATGAAGCTGTAGGTGGAAAGGGAAGAGTACATCATACACCCTTGTTGTTTCAGACTTGACACTAAgacaaaagtaaacaaatacAGAGACAGAGACCAGAAACAAACAAGGAGACAAAACTGACTAAATAAAGGAATGCAGGGAGGACATACAGAGACTAAACATGAGAAGGAGAACTGACAAAATTAAACAAGGAACTAAGAACTAGAAATGATTATCTAtagtctgatttctcagactttttagaCTTTTTTTAGTGCTCAgcacagataaaataattattgcacgtgattttaacatccatgtagatacATACATATAGGCGAGCCTCCGAAACCTTATCACATGGTTGGTTATGTCTGGTTATGTGTCTGCATACTTATCTTCAGTGTGTGGCTTTTATTcaaactgtgaagcactttgtatcCCAGTGAtttgaaaagtgctatacaaataaatgtatcattaatataagtattttattttttgaaacatGTCAGCAATCACCAAGCAATGCTTTTTACCTGCACATGGTATTAGTTCAATGAAATACATTTGTGGTTGATCAAGCAGCTTTTCTTTGATGGATGAGCTACCCGTAGAGTTTTAATACTTGTGCCCGTATTGTTAGTTGCACAAACCTTACTAGATTTGTGAAACCTTTGAGAGTAAATTTGGAATCCTGACCTCTTTTCCTCTATGGAGCCGCACTTGTATTTAAGACAGTATTTAAGACCAGCACTGACTACTACTCTTCGCCAGATCGTCTGCTACCCAGCATCAGTTCTCGGCTCACTCATGTTTTGGAATAGCTTTTGTATTGTTACTTAGTTTGTTCTATCTCATCTCCAGTCAGTCCCACAGATCGCCCTCACCTGTCGCTTGCAGCAATCCACAGCCTGGCCGCTAGTCTTCTCTCAAATACCTACACCACATCAGCTCGAGCACAGACTCCATTTTCACTCTCACCTGCCTGCTTCTCTGCTAACTCACCTGGATTTCTGGAATGGGATCACCTCCAACTCACCCGGACCTGCTCAGTCTTGCCTTTCCCCATTCAcacacctccacctgcaaaCAAGTAAGCTGCAAGAAAAACTCACTGGAACAATATCAGCAAAACCTCAGTTTGGCATCGCTGTGACTCTCCTTTCTGACCTCCAGCTTGTCATTCTCATTGTCACGTCAGCTCCATGTACTCACTCCTGGAGCCCTGTAACATAATCATGTTCATAATGTCCAAGTTTATAAAATTATCTCTTgacatttcatttgttttagcGCTCAGGTTCCACACCTATTGTTACCTGCACTGTTGTATATAGCTCTTTCACTCATGCCCCTGTTCACTCAGCCTGTCGACCACACCGGCTGTGACACAGTCTTCACTCCATGTCAGTTCAGCCTCATAGAAGATCATCATTGTAAGATAAGACGAcagataagataactctttattgtcaaacctagtacaatagtacaacgaaattggaaaCTGTCCCTTGTCTGCCTTAAGCACAACTAAACACAGCTTAGCACAGTAATGTTAAAGctgatttttttaagtgcaaGAAAggtatgagcaaaaaaaaaggaattacttaataaaataaataaataagaaaaaaaaaagtccagggaggtagccaatcaggtcagctgttAGCATTGCTTAGGGCTATTGCCctattgtaaaagctgtccttgagtctgttGGTCTGCAGAAGCAGCAACCTGAATCTCCTGCCAAACGATAGCAGTTTAAACACCCGGAGCTCTGGGTGTGTGTAATCCCGTAGTATGGTGCGCGCCCTCCTGAGACAGCGCGTGTTGTACAGGTCCTttagggagggaagaggatgtccaatggTTTTTTGGGCCATATTAATGACCCTTTGAAGTGCCTTTTTGTGTGCCATGGTACAGCTAGAGAACCACACACAGATGCagtcagcacactttcaatggagcaaCAGTAGAAGACaatcagcagctccttcttcaggtccatttttctgaggattctcagaaaatggagacgctgttgggccttctttgcAACCGCTGAGTTGTTtgagctccattggaggtctgtttctatgtgcacacccaggaaCCTGAAGCTGGACACCCTTTCCACGCAGTCCCTGTTGATACTCATGGGCTGCAGCACGGACTTCTTCCTTCTGAAGTCGACTACCAGctcttttgtcttggtggtCTTGAAGTCCAAGTTGTTGTCCACACACCAATCTGGCAGCCTATGAAGTTCAGCTCTGTATGCTGTCTGGTCTCCCTCagagatgagccccaccacggtGGTATCATCTGTGAACTTAATGACTGCATTGTCTGGGTGGGTACTGACAGagtcatgtgtgtacagagtgtataGTAGGGGACTCAGTACACAGATTTGTGGAGAGCCAGTGTTAAGGCTGAgggctgaggaaagatgaggcccCACTCGAACTCTTTGTACACCGTCAGAGAGAAAGTCTCTGATCCAGCAGCAGGTCGTAGAAGGAAGTCCAATATCCAGCAGTTTTACTATTAGTCTGTCTGGGAGTATCGGAGTATCGataaagtcaacaaagagcagcctggcGTAACACCCCTGTTGTTCCTGGTAGGAGATGGTGATGTGGAGCGTTGTAGCAATGGCATCTTCGGTTGATCTGTTAgctctgtatgcaaactggaGCAGGTCGAGTGTGGATGGCAGGCAGGACATGATGTGGCATCGGACTAGTTTCTTGAAACACTTCAGTATAACAGGTGTGTGAGAGCAACTGGTTGGTAGTCGTTGGCAAGTCGTTGTGGGACAAGTCATGATGGAGAATACTGAAGATCTGCCAAAGGCTATGTGGTTTCTATTTAGACGTTCATACGCATGCATCTCAACTACCCCAAGCTCATGAAGAACACTTTGGCACCATATGCAGCGTTCAgttcacagtaaaaaaaaaaaaaatgtgctggGCCTCGAGTGAGGCTATGTGATTCCTTATTGATTGATGCAGGCGCTCCGTTTGCAACTTTTTCTCACCCATTAGTCCTTCTCCATACACCTGTAGCTCCATTCGAAGTTTGGTAGATTGTTTTGTGGGTATCTTCTTGTATCTTCTAGTTGGGGCTCTGCTCATAACAGATCTTAAATTGTGAGAGGGCGTCGGTCTTGGTTACAGCCTTGGTCTTGATAGTTGTTTGTTCTATGTAGCATAAATCACAAAGAAATAAAGagtctctcttttgttttttgtaaaattgTCAACACACAATGTCAAATTGGATTCATGTTAGTGAAAACAGTTCCAGTAATCAACAGTAGTGAGTTTCATATGCAAGAGGGTTAGGGCCACTGGGGAACAAAAGCGGGAACAGCACTATACCCTCCTTTTAACACTACACTGGAGGAGGGTCTTCTCCAAACTGGAGATGGCCAGAAAGCTCCAGAAGAAATGTGAGCCAAAATCAGACTCAAGGCCTCCCTAGACTGTTTTGACCAAACGCCTTAGTGTCCTGTTTAGGACACATAATAAAAAGCATTTACTGTCTGGGTGTGGTTACTCTTAGAACAGCGAAGGAGAGAAACTTTAATGAAAATTTATGGTCAGATATttattatgtatgtatttactTTGATCTTTAAGCACATTTTCTACAGTTTGTCAGCAGCTAAGAATGTGATGTTTTCATGGAagcagtaaataataaatagacATACTACAGCAGAACCGAAAAGAGATATTAAGAATTTGTATtttgaacttatacaaaatataataaaaaaaattaaattagagaGAAGTTATGCATATGTGTCCAGTTTTAGCTGCAaatatttcagtttcttttatcATTCCCACTTTTACATGATACAGTTGTGAGAACTCTTTGTTCCTCCTTCAAGGCCACCTGCAGACTCCCAGTCTGATACAGGacatacgcacacacatgcaaccATGTACACTgacaacagacacacacgcactccCTACCCAACTCCACACGCCTTCAACTGCTTATCTCCTGCCAGGGTCAGAGGGAAAATCTGCGTGTCTCGCGCTGGACTCTGGAGGCAGGACCGGATGTTGCCGTCTGCCCTTGGCCCACTCACTCCCCTCACCCACCCCGATTGCTTGTCATGTGTCCTTGATGGCATGATTGTGAATATTTATCCGCTTTATGTGCTGagatggttttttttgtgtCCTCAAACTGATCTCCTGGTTGGAGCACAGTCTGAGTACagtcttttttctcctcttgcatgttgtgtattttttcattgtttttttccatCGCTACCTATTCTGACCTGTCTCCCCCATTGTGATGGTTTTGTAATGTATTTTTGGTTGGAATGGCTCCAATTTCACTGCAGGCAACTGCAGTGACAAATAAAAgcgcatcatcatcatcatcatcatcatgagtTGTGCCgttacaaaacaaaatgaacaggTACATTGTTTACCATATCCAAAGCCGTCTTCACCAGATCCAAGCTCTCCAACTGCATGACAGAAACCTTCAGGTGCAACAAGAAGAATGATTACTAATCTATAATGatctataaaatataatgaaactGCTCTTTTAAGCTTTCTCTAATGCAACACGTGTCGTGTGAAAGTTTAGCAAATACATTTCTAAGTAAGGATTAAGACTGATTCATccagattttattttcttattagtTCTGGGCTATAACTGAACATTGTTATAATACAAACGTAGACACTACACAGTTCAGTGCAGTGGTCAAGGCCTGTGATAATTCAGTCATCTTTTTGTCATACCAAATTGTCATCCTCAGGTGTAGTTTCAATCTAACGCCTGAaagaatttcttttttactgacAGAAATTATGCTCTTTTATTTGTATGGTTGGATTTTTTGAACCATTAGCACTTGTTTTATCTCCATACCATAGATGACCCTTAAGGAATTTGTGACACCACAATAGCCATTGTTCATGATCTTTAACAGTGAGTCACTAATGTATGTCACAAGGCTGCATGAGCAATAAGTCTGTTTTAAAAGTTGAGTCATTCTTGTAACATACAGCTTAAATGGCTATGAGAGAATGTTTCTTGTAAAATTTTTCTATTGTGGTTTTGAGTATGTTAATCAAACTCTTAATCCATTCGAACAGGCCTGAAATCTATAACCTAATCCTTTACCTTTACTAGTTCTTCTGgggtaaatgaaagaaatgattACATGTGGCTTGCATCTATGAAATTAAAGGTTATGATCAGTTAATTTAATTGACAAAATATATTATTTGACTTTACAGGATAAAACATAACCACAAGGTAAATAATGCATTGTAAGTGAGAATGTAAAAACCACGCAATCAGAATCCACACATGAGCTCATTAACATGGAAGAAtgccatttatttttcatttcaaaaattCCTTTAAAGATAAACATTTAATAATTATGTGAACGGTGTCACACTTGCCGGCACTGTTCTGTTACATTAGTGCTGGGATTctacaaataaatgtaaaagtaaCAAAAGTTTGATGTGTGCTTCTCATAATTTTAGGAATCATATTTTGGAATCATATGATGAAGCAGCCTTGTATGGGACAGCTCACAGCATAAGTATGGCAATGAGAAGAGTTTAAAATAATACTGAAAATTAGGCTGGAGGATTAGGTGTTGCGATTAAGCCCGATAGTTTTGTCaagacagctgaaaaaaaaaaagcttggaGATGTAGCTAAAGTACTAAGACATGGAAGCCTGCTGATAGCCGTTAAAACGGAAgagcagaaaaataaagtaTTAAATGCTGAGATTTTCTGCAAAAAGTGTacgagagagaaaggaaaatattGCTCGAATTTAAACTGGTGCAGGGACTAATCACAGGTATCCCAGTAGATCTagaaaaaaatcagacaaaGTATTTCTGGCAGTGAGGTCAGGAGGATTAAGACTGTTGAGAACAGTCAAGAGGGGAAGAGTTGACACTGCGTCTGTAATGCTGGAATTTTAAGAAGCAGTTCTTCTAGGTAGAGTTAAGATAGGGTGCATGCGTTTTCCAGTAAGGCCGTATATCCCTgctcgtcttttttttttttctgtccacactccacaccagttggtggcggtaatgcgCCATTTTGCTGTTTGACAACCGccaataaataatacaaaaagaagaaaaagacaccAAAGAAGAATAAAACTGATCGTTTTCCGGATACATATGTCTGTTATTTGTCGGGGGTTTGAAGTGGAAACCTT belongs to Oreochromis niloticus isolate F11D_XX linkage group LG17, O_niloticus_UMD_NMBU, whole genome shotgun sequence and includes:
- the LOC102083127 gene encoding LOW QUALITY PROTEIN: desmoglein-2 (The sequence of the model RefSeq protein was modified relative to this genomic sequence to represent the inferred CDS: deleted 2 bases in 1 codon), whose translation is MIRISWPVFVLLLFVVQAVVTKAKSGDSLIRRKRNWLPPPVKLEENVDHTQKTSVARIHSDFDDGKGNLKYSLIGRGANQDPFHVFVVHERTGFIRVTQLLDREFINMYNLSGVARYNDGTLAEENIDVRFKVVDQNDNPPVFQDVYTGRVDELTPRGTFVMKVAATDADEPDNPNSQVFHTIIDQKPPHDMFYMNSDGSIFIKNSPDREKCDQYILTVKGQDLNGAPGGNTGTGTVTIAVGDVNDNLPTLEKEQYEGSIEENTQGVEVMRIKAQDLDLQGTDNWEAVFDIVKGNEAGYFSIKTDPNTNEGILMLDKAVDYEDVKNIELGLSVRNKAQPYGSGTSAGINIGGGGGGGGGGGGGEEEEEAEGEEAEEEQEEEQGEQLELLGVLVGHRLKPILSINVKNQPEGAKFDPKVKAIHVSEGSTSFNINDVIASYPAIDGDTGKPAQNVRYIKGSDPNNWLTIDPETAEIKLNKMPDRESPHLVNGTYFAKILCISEDTPDKTATGTIAIQVADSNDHCPILTSDMETMCTTVDAVIVNANDEDAFPNGPPFVFEILPEGTKGKWQVEHLNDTAAILRSQETLWPGIYEVEFLVKDQQGHACQDPQKVKVEVCTCEDGIMCGKKGANGQPSKGAKLGPAGIGLLLLGLLLLLLIPLLLLFCKCGGAATFPDLFTEMPFDTKSHLINYHTERQGENTDVPLLNLPTQLDGDVLNVAMAQKPVAMDAVGSFDFAQSVGSINRLNGANYQGSYRKEIWGMNQPDPGGFYSETETRESLGGLGLYDGMALPDHFLGQYYNQKIADGNDNLGVKDGLLVYDYEGQGSSAGSVGCCSLLESDSDLQFLDNLGPKFKTLAEVCRGEKISYDDKQVPPPVSNVYNNPPTSVSSSVTVQKLSPPPKLEPAMPKVEQSMVMKTTEHSEMAKESTTSVREGMNTMKRGLANQGQMVLIQQQQPVYYTTTPVLQPMHYVVQPQVQNTMILAEAPTTNLQGLILVNNPQSGPAQGVFVQGNTLLSSGQAQEPTMVLVDNSGAQRSHANLIQATNLSGSQTMKVVEGKVPAGSMKVRKGNQASYVEGGPLQPGDLPGSQKILMVRENVVQDANGLQKKAEVFGSERILYKDSQSTGSMTSKFGSSTATVSAGPVSHKVQEKFT